Part of the Nitrospirota bacterium genome is shown below.
CAGATCAGCGAGAAGCGCTTCGGCAACGACCTCACCGTGAACCGAACGACGTCGCCGACGCATTCCTACCAGGTCGCTCCGGTCGTGACCATGGCATACGGCATCACCCATCACCTGGAGCTGAACATCGGCTTATCGGGTTCTGCCTTCTGGGCCCGCAGTACGCAGCAGTTCAACCAAGGCAACGGCGGCCCTTGGACCACCGACACGGGCCTCGGCGATACGCAAGTCTATTTGAAGTATCGCCCGATCGTACAGGACCTCGAGGGCTGGCGGCCCTCCGTGACGACCTTTAACATGATCGTGTTACCGACAAGCCGGTGGGTCACGGGCACGGAGAGCCCGCCGGGTGGGTTCGCCCCCTTAGGCCGCCTCCTTGCAAGCCAATTCGGCTCATTGACCTGGACGGAGGGCGTCATGCTGCGGAAAAATCTTCAGCCGTTTCGCATCAGCGGCGGAGTATTTTATTCCTACCACTGCCCCGGCAGCGATGCCGGTCAGACCACGTATCCGGCAGACATCATCAATACCCGGCTCATCATCGAGCATATCCTCGACGGCGCCCAAGGCTTCGGATACAACCTGGAATTGGTGGGGTTTCACGGGCTGACTTGGCGCGCCGACGGGCACCACATCAATGTCGGAGGGAAAAACGGCTTCAACTCGTTGGGCGTTCAACCCACGATTCAGTACCGACTCGGAGAGCAGTGGGTCGGCGCCCTCGGTTGTTTGTTCACCGTGGCCGGTCAAAACACCCTGGACGCCTTCTTCCCCAATTTGTCCATCTACTATTCTTGGCTCCTCCGGAAATTGTGTGGGTCCAACCTGGGGCCGGGTCGGGCGGCGTCGCGAATCGCGGAGGTGCGGGCACCGCGACTTGGCGGGCGGCGACGGTGCGCGAAGCGCAGGCCGAGGACTGTTCGCCGCTGGGTTCGCGCGCAGCGCCGAAGCCAGCAAGTTCCGCAGGCCAGGAGAGGCCCGCTTAGTGCGGTCGCGCCGGAGCGTCTGAGCAGCGCAGGCCGACCCGGCCCCCTGTCAGAAACAGCAGATGCCACGAACCCCTGGTGACAACGGTGTACCCACACAGAATCCGGAAGAGCCCTATTCTTGGAGCAAGAGCTGAACAATTATCGTGCGATGTCGGCGCCGGTTCAGGGGTGTCGGTTCAGGGGTTGCCCTCGTCTCTTCGGTCTGCTAAGGTGCCACTTGTATGGTGTGGGACCCCAAAGACCCTTGGACGAAACGCAGCGACCCGCTTGAAGATGCGCTGCGCCAGGCGCAGGCACAACTGCGCCAGATGGTGCCGTCGCGCGGCCTGCGCTCGGTGTTTTTGATCATCCTGCTGATCGTGCTCGTGTGGCAGGCGACCTTCATTGTCGCGCCGGACGAAGAAGGCGTGGTGAAACGGTTCGGCGACGTGGTCCGGGTGGTCGGTCCCGGCCCTCATTTGAAAATCCCTTTCATCGAGACGGTCCTGCAACCCAAGGTGGCCAAACTCCATCGGATCGAGGTCGGCTTCCGCACGGACCGGCAGGGCCGCCAGCAGATGCTACCGCAGGAAGCCTTGATGCTCACGGGCGATGAAAATATTCTGGCCATCGAGTTCATCGTCCAGTACAAGATCAAGAACGCGCGAGAGTATCTCTTCAATGTCGCCGAGATCGAAGAAACCATCGGCAAGGCCGCGGAAGCGTCGATGCGCGAAGTGATCGGGAAGAGCAAGATCGATGAGGCCCTGACCACCGGAAAGGCGCAGATCCAGCAGGATACGCAGACGCTCCTGCAGGGCATCCTCGACCAGTATCAGGCCGGCGTCCAGATCGCCGCGGTTCAGTTGCAGGATGTCGACCCGCCCGAGGCGGTCGTCGCGGCGTTCAAGGACGTGGCGAGCGCCAAGGAAGATCGGGAGAAGCTGATCAACCAGGCGCAGGGATACCGGAACGACATCATCCCGAGGGCTAAAGGCGAGGCGGCCCAACTGGTGAACCAGGCCAAAGGCTTCGCCCAGGCCCGGGTGAATCGCGCCCAGGGCGAAGCGAATCGTTTCTTGAAAACGTTGAAGGAATACAACCAGGCGAAAGAGATCATCAGCAAGCGGATCTACATCGAGACGCTCGAAGAGATCATGCCCAACGTGGAAAAGGTGATCATCGACGGAAAGGCGGGCGATCGGGTGATTCCCTACCTGCCGCTCGATCGTTTACCGAAATCTTCGGGGACGTCCGCCGGCGAGGAGAAGAAACCGTGACCAAGCAGAATCTTCTTGTTGCGCTGATTGCCGTCGTCGTTCTCCTGTTCCTGCTCGGCGCTTCGCCGTTCTTCATCGTCGACATCACGCAAACGGCGATCGTCGTCCAGCTTGGCAAGCCGGTTCGCAATGTGACGATGCCCGGGCTTTACGCCAAGGTCCCGTTCATCCAGGAAGTCACCTACTTTGACAAGCGCCTGCTCGACTACGATTCCTCCGCCCAAGATGTGATCACGCAGGACAAGAAAACGATTCTGATCGATAACTTCGCCAAATGGCGCATCGTCGATCCTTTGAAAGTGTACCAAGCGTTCCAGAGTCAACGGGGCGCGCTGCAGCGGCTTCATGACATTATCTATTCCGAACTGCGGGTCGAATTGGGCCGACATGACTTGTCCGAGATCGTCTCCAAGACACGGGCCGAAATCATGAAGGTGGTGACGGAACGTTCCAACGAAAAGGCGTCGGCCTACGGTATCGAAATTCAGGACGTCCGGATCAAGCGCGCGGACCTGCCGGAACAGAACGAGAAAGCCGTGTTCGCCCGCATGCAAGCGGAACGCGAACGTCAGGCCAAGCAATATCGAGCGGAAGGGGCTGAGGAAGCGCAGAAAATCCGGTCCGAGGCGGAGAAGGATCGCGAAATTATTCTGGCGGAAGCCTATCGGGAGGCGGAGGAGCTCCGCGGCGAGGGTGACGCCAAGGCCTTCAAGATTTACGCGGATGCTTATAGGCAAGATCCTCGGTTCTTCGAGTTCACCCGGTCCATGGAAGCCTACAAGAAAACCTTCAACGGCAAGTCCACCGTGGTCATGAGCCCGGACTCGGAATTCTTCAAGTACCTCAAACAGCGCTGATCGGCTTCAAGACAATCCCACGATCTCTCCAGTTTCTGCATCAAGGTCGATTCGCTCCCCTGCCGGCCGTTTGGGAAGGCCCGGCATCAGTTGAATGCCCGAGCAGATCGCGGTCAAGAATCCGGCGCCAGCCAGGATTCGGACCTCTTTGATCGGAACGATGAACCCCGAAGGCCGGCCTTTCACCGTTGGATCATGCGAAAGTGAAAGAGGAGTCTTGGCCATACAGACGGGAAACGTTCCGCAACCCAGTTGCGTTGCCCGTTCGATCTGGCGCTCGGCTTGCTCGCTGTACGAGACCCCGGCGGCTCCGTACATCCGAACGGCGATGGTTTCGATCTTCCGCTTGATCGACCAGCCGTCCTCGTACAACAGCGAAAAGTCTGAAC
Proteins encoded:
- the hflK gene encoding FtsH protease activity modulator HflK; protein product: MVWDPKDPWTKRSDPLEDALRQAQAQLRQMVPSRGLRSVFLIILLIVLVWQATFIVAPDEEGVVKRFGDVVRVVGPGPHLKIPFIETVLQPKVAKLHRIEVGFRTDRQGRQQMLPQEALMLTGDENILAIEFIVQYKIKNAREYLFNVAEIEETIGKAAEASMREVIGKSKIDEALTTGKAQIQQDTQTLLQGILDQYQAGVQIAAVQLQDVDPPEAVVAAFKDVASAKEDREKLINQAQGYRNDIIPRAKGEAAQLVNQAKGFAQARVNRAQGEANRFLKTLKEYNQAKEIISKRIYIETLEEIMPNVEKVIIDGKAGDRVIPYLPLDRLPKSSGTSAGEEKKP
- the hflC gene encoding protease modulator HflC, translated to MTKQNLLVALIAVVVLLFLLGASPFFIVDITQTAIVVQLGKPVRNVTMPGLYAKVPFIQEVTYFDKRLLDYDSSAQDVITQDKKTILIDNFAKWRIVDPLKVYQAFQSQRGALQRLHDIIYSELRVELGRHDLSEIVSKTRAEIMKVVTERSNEKASAYGIEIQDVRIKRADLPEQNEKAVFARMQAERERQAKQYRAEGAEEAQKIRSEAEKDREIILAEAYREAEELRGEGDAKAFKIYADAYRQDPRFFEFTRSMEAYKKTFNGKSTVVMSPDSEFFKYLKQR